ggagcgcccttccaggtaggaggccatccattgccatgctgaacctgttactccaaggttggagagagtggtcaggagaatgccgtgattcactgtgtcgaaggctgcagagaggtcaagaagaataagaacagatgacagtttggctgctttggctgcatgaagcttctcagtaacagctacaagtgctgtttctgtagaatgtgctgccttgaagccagactggtactgatcgtggaggtcattctgagtaagaaaggcagatagttggttatagacagcacgttcaagaattttggatagaaaagagaggagtgagacaggtctgtagttgttaatgtctgtagtgtctagtgtaggtttcttaagaaggggaatgacctgagccttcttaaaagcagtagggacaacatctgatgtcagggagttgttgatgatgggtgtgatgaaggggattaggtcctgcgagaggtctttgaggatggtggatggtatagggtcaagtgtgcatgtagtgggattgctggatgagaggagctgtgtaacctcatccatggtgagtggggtgaagctggtgagtgtgttggtgggttgagggtcagttgaaagtgggtcagtcggagacaaggattgattgattttgtcaatcttgtcctggaagaatgttgcaaagtcagtagcagtgagagaggcagaagggggagggggaggagggttcagaagagaggaaaagatagcatgaagcttacgtgggtcagcagcagattgttcaagcttggctttgtaaaaagatgtttttgcagcagtcacatcagatgagaacctggacagcagatcgtggtaggagtggagatcaacaccaagcttagatttcctccactttctctcagctgccctcaattctcttctgttgctgcgcaatgcgtctgaaagccaaggagcagggtgagaaggttttcctcgtttgagggtaggaggacagagctgatcgagggatgttgaaagagaagaaagtagagtattagttgcagagTTAAGTGGAAGGGTAATATTAATACTgtatgttaatattattaacatacagtatttatataagTTGTATACGTTTGCTGTGGGTCTTCTGAAAATATGACAAACTATGATGGATAAAAGAACATACAGCAAAAAAGTTCTCCAATGTTTTGAAACTTTGTGGTATGGCCTTTAGTCCAATTATTAAAATAGCTGGGCATTTGTACTCATTTAAGCTCATATAAATAGGGGTAAGTCAGAAGAAGAGCATAAAATAAAGATTGCCAAAAAGATTTTCCAGGAATCAGTAGCTAGTGCACCATGTGTGAGACTGTTAACAGTCAAGAGAGCTTTACACTGATATGGCTTTTAAAAGGAAACACCAGATGGACAACAGACATTTGtttggattggacttgtttatCTATAATCATTGATTTAGTCCATCAGAAGTAAGACAAATATAGTTTAAATAATACTGATAAAGGTTGTTGTATATACGAGTAAATGCGTGGACAGCAGTTATGGTATTAACAGCTGTGGACAGGATAAAAAGATTTACTGTCACAGGACAGGAGACTGGGCCTTCATCAGCCTTTAATCCAGATCAGAATCTCTTTATCTTTCCACAAGTCCACTCTGTTTTCCataagtaaaaaacaaaacatgtaaACCCTCCTaaggtaaaatataaaagatgACTCTTTTAATCTTTagatgaaaaaataaatcagcATTTAGTTTAAAAGAACGCATTTGAACACAAATCAGATAaaaacttaaatctttattaTGTAATGTATCTTTTGCATAGGCTAGGTACTGATCTTAACAACTATACTTAAAGCAGAATAAGGAACTACAAAGAGCATGTAGTGTAATTTACGTTCTCCATTTACCAATGTGATACCGTTGTGGCTTCCTTCCGTTTGCTTAGAtatgtgtattttttaaagTCATTGTAATTTTAGAGAAGAATATTGTTTGACCTTGGAGTTGCTGATGATCTCCACTATCAAACATATAAGactgtaatttattaaaaactagTAAAGTAGatgttaaataaatgtgttataTACCCtaacatacactacatggcctaaagtatttggacacctgactatgattTGTTGGGTATCCCATTTTATAAACAAATggaattaaaatagagtgacatcTGTGATCTTTTCAACTGATGTTcaggttcattccaaagctgttcaatggggctgaggtcagggctctgtgcagaccttccctaaactgttgctgcaaagttgtaaGTACAtactttcctttatataattgatttattacatctgttacCAACTGTtgaggctgaaacacatgaattcttaaattagaaaggggggggggccacaatacttttgtccatacagcgTGAATTTTAGAagaaaatgtgttattatttttcttcttctttggaTTTTAGTTGACATCAATAAAAAGCCAAAACTTTTCTCTGTGAAACTTTCAGATTATTCAGTCCCTTTTTCTTTTAGCCGGTGGCCGTGGCTGTTTTGCCAGATGATGCTGTTGCCTCTGGTCCAGTCTCTGGGGATTCAGCCTCCACCTGCACTTGCTGAAACAACTTCAGTACTTTTTCCTTTAACTTTTTGACTGTTTCCTGCACACTTTTCTCCAGGATGTAGCCCTCCGTCTCAATCTCCATGTTCTCCTGACCTTCAACCGCCTCCATGGAGGTCTGCAGGTAACGCAGGCAAATCAGCACAGTCATCTGATTCAGGAAGAGGGGCACAAagatttttagttttattatttttattggaaTTGATGAGATTTGTCAGTCTCATGAATGCAGATATCAGGTTAATCTGGGATTTTACTTTAAACAAAAGAGTATACAAAATGTTGTTAGAAATACTTTTAGAAATATAGTTCTCTCAGATTGCAACATTTTGTCTAGAATGCCTAGATAAACACATCACTTTATTTAAGCTAGTATAATTGCTAAATGGCTACTAGCCATGTAAGCTGGTGAACTATAATGTAAATTTTAACTCTGTGTCAATCAATTACTCAATGTCTTGACCAGTGATGGCCAGGAACAGCATAAATGTTTAGTGGTTtagtgtattctgacaccattTAAAGCATAAGCCTTCTGATTTGTACCTGAATCAGGAAAACAGACAAAACTCCTGGCCCAATTGTGTTCATCAGGCCCATGTAGTAGCTGACGAGAGCCTGGCGACAGCCACGGTTGTACAGGTTAAGCTCTTCACTCTGGTACTCATAGTTGTAATGGGCTGAGTTGTCTAGAAGGTGGTACTGGATGCAGGGCCTGGAGGACGCTGGGTTACAGCAGCTAAAAGGAACTCCATCCACCAGGTAACGACCATCCACATTGCTTTTCACACGACTGCACAGTAAAATAAGTGCCACAGTCAAAAGTATGTCATTAAACATGTGGAGCAGATCATGTGACTGTATTTTATAGTAACATTTTATATCAAtattaaatgtatgtattttctcTACTAACAAGTTCTAGTTCAGTCAGgatatgtttaaataaatgagagCTTTTGAATGAGTGTTGATTACTCACTCTTTTACTTCTTTGGATGTGAAATCCAGATAGCGGTTGTTAATCCACTGCACCTCGAACCAGTCCCTGTAGTTTGTGTTTCCACAACACTGAAACTCTATCTGCAGACGATCAATGGTTTCCTTCTGGAAGCACCGGCCTGGAGTGTCTGTGTCCTGGGGATGTGTTACAAGGGCACACCTAGTTCATTGGTCGCCATATCCAGAGTGAAGTTATGCATATGCATAACAACACTCCTGGGCAAAAAATGGACCAAACTAAAAATTgcactatatattatattatatctaTTTTATATCAATTTAAGTATTCAGAacattgtagcctagcggttaaggtactggactagtatttagaaggtcactggtttaagccccaccactgccaggttggtgctgttgggcccttgagcagtgGGATTTTATAGAATGTATgctagatttacattttcattcagtccaaccctcaattgcttggactgtatactgtcacagtactgcaagtcgctttggataaaagtgtctgctaaatgcctaaaatgtaaatgtataaaatgatTCAGAGAATCCATAGAAATCTCTGAGTGGGACAGGGCCAGAAATCGCTGCTGAATGTGTATGAGATGACACTGCATAAGAAGCATTCATGCtaagataataaataaagtcaCATGGGCTCGGTAGTACACAGTCTGCTGCTGctttaagaaatgcaacctgaaagcACCATCGGGTTCTCTCAGCCTTTGAGAGTGTTGCAAGGATCAAATTCTaaacctgtttacatttatagtaagcacatttaattctattttaaatacaatctgaataaaggcattcattcgTTTAAAAAATGTTCCCTGAAAACGTAAGACATTTTTTCTATAATGTAacaatttatatacagtatatactgtatataatgttaCACTATGACAATGAAGCTTCTAGAGAAAATGAAGATGAAGTagctttatctttattattaattatcctTAACTTAgtttatttcatgtatttttataataatacattttattgatTGGATTGATTAAGGAACTGAGAGACTTTGGAATTCATATTAGTTTTGCTGGTGCTATTGCTTGTGGCACTATGAAGCcttcttttgttttttacataaaaaaatgcagaCATTTTCTTCTACCAAGTAAAGTTAAAGAAGACAGCATTTGCTATTTTCTTACCTTATAAAAGCGTATGCCGTTCTTCAGTCCCACTTTGAGAGATTCCTCCAGACTGGGCTGCAGAGCATAGCTCAGTGCCATGGCCACCAAGAGCAAAGTTGTAAAGAATAGAGAAATGCAAAAGAAGGGAGTGAGGAAGTTCTTCCAGCGTGGGAACCGTGAAGCATCCAGGGAGTCCTGACAGACTTTACCAGCACAGAGGTTGATGCCCACAGATGTGAGTCCGACCATCATTAGCAGATTGGGCACAATGTGGATGTCATTGTTATGCATCACCTTAAAAAAGGTAGAAGTAAATTGTGTATTAAAAACGCAATCATGTGTAACTGGCCGTGCAGAGTTTTTTAACACCAGAAAGCAGAACAAAAACAAAGGCTTGCTTGTAGTAGCAAGTAAGTAATTAAACACTGTCTAAAAAGAAACTAATTTTTATActcacattttttatattttacttaatcaTACCTTAGAACAGTTAAGAGCATCCACTTCCCCTTCTGTATGTTTTGGGTGAAAATACATATGGACATGGGGAACATAACAAACTTCTCGCAGCCAGTAACATAAGGCAagatttaaacccaggtccccaaaATCCTTGTTGTTGTGCAGCATCTACTCTACCAGCTCTGCTATTATGCCACCCTACTCTAAAATATTTTGCAAAGGTATTTACAATGTCAGAAATATAAACAGGCTTGAATGcgttgctattttatttatagtagtattttttttacatgttcctCATATTTTACCCTATCTGATCACTGCCATTTACCCTGTTGCAATTCTTTTGCTCAGTAGCCAGACACATCTTTTTACTTGCCAATGGCAGAGTCTCTCAGAGAGTCATAACCCATACGAAGAGACATGCTATGGACTCAAACAAATGCCCCATTACTAGTGCACGTGCCTCACCAAGACACCAGAGGTTGCAACTGCACAGCCTGTTGAGCTTCCATCCCTCAGGCATGGCCAACTGTGCCTGCCTTTTGGGGTGGCtggccaggttgatagcacccCTCTTAATTATAGAGTATAGGCATTTTAGCCACACCAATGTCTAAGagctgtataaaatcaattttaaCAACAGTCTGAGGAAGGCACTTTTCTCTTTTAGCATGACTTTGCTCCTTAAGAAAAGTAAGGTCAATTGTATGTAAAAATGCTTTCGAAAAAGAATGTTCTTTTTTACAGTGGTCAGGGTGTTGGAGGTTTTGTTTTCCTGTCCCTTTGCTATGTAAGCACAAACAAGCATCAAGGAAGCAAGAATGTACTGAAATATTAATGCATTCTTCTCAGTTTTAGGGTTTAGAGACTTAGTTCTGTTATTGAAGCCCTCCCAAAAACTAACAAGAACACTGAAATGAGTGAGATTGTGACTTCATGAGGACAAAAAACATGAATGTTCTGTGGATTTTGAGAAAATTGAGAAGATCTTTGCATGTAAACATAGCCAATGTCATGAATGCAAAGCACTGGTTCAACTGATCCGGCCACCTATTCCAACTACTACAATGCCAAAAGCGCCCCCTTGTGAATATACATCTGCCAGCTAAACCACtgtgtaatatactgtagacAAGTGTGTGATACAGACAGCCAGTGTATAGCACAGAACATTATGGCCTCAAGCTGGTTACTGGTTACGTTTACTCTAAAGATTTTAGTAACATACAGTCTTAGATGCTACAGCATCGTCCACTCAGAACTTCGTGGGGGAAAGTGCAGCAGAGCCATATTCCTCCTTGACATTGGCATATAGCAAGTCCAGTGTCTTATGTCCCCTGGTAGGGCAGCTGACATATTCTCTGAAAGTGGGCAGGATGCAGTTTTATATAAGGTTTAGAATCTCAGAATTCTCAAAACATTtcaagtattaaaataaattgtaattTTGCTGTATGTTTAAAGAACTATAGCTAATATATttgagaataaataataaattaacataAGGATAAAGTCAAAAAgccacagtatttaaaaaattacaataataccTTACCTTTAGGATCAGGTAAATTATTTTCCTCATAAAAAACAGTTATAGAAAATACAGTTACAACTAAGCTATTAAACTGTAAGATGTACTGCATgtccattttttattatttttaacctaATAGGGATATTTAATTATGACCCAGTTTAACTATTTTTGGACGTGTTAATGTACTGcaaatattgtttaaaataagtaAACTTTAGTACCTCAGCCCGACGGATGAGCTCAGTCTTGAGAAAGACTCCCAAGGCAAAAGTGGTGGCTCCACAGACCATGGCCACCCATGACATTAACCAGAGACCCTGAGCCAAGTGTACTCTTCTCTGAAATGGAAACTTCATTTTCAACAGTGCCATACTGGGAGTGAATGAAAGAGGGacaggaggaaaaaaaaaagtttgagaagGTAAGACAATGTTTGCAAGAAAGGTATAAACTAAACTTATTTCAAGTCAGATATAATAAGATGGTGGTTTAAACATAAAACTAGGCTACTCACAAATAGAATAGACATGGATTTTGAATGTGGATCACTGATGAGTAAACAAATCAACCTCAATGACTAATTTaggattcattattttttttaacaagaagAATTCTTCACAACATCAAATGTATTCTGAAAAGCAGCTATAAATAGAATTTCAGTGTTAAAGTcaaaaatgaaagtaaaaattgcttttaatactcattcatttatatgaTACAGAAGGTTCATGATTACCTGTAAAGACTGGTTAACGTCCTCCACTTGTCACAAAAATAATCAGCCCTCTTGCTACAGTTCAGCAGCCATTTTGGAGAGGACTTAGGAATATAATATTAAGTATTATGTCTTGGGTGTCATAATCTGTTCAAGTCAGATCCTATTAAACTAACTCCAGCCAACAGGATTCCAGGCCGTTCTTCTCTAAGCAAACCTGTCCttgaatttataaataaagagATCTATGAAAGAGGTGggccatgaatgtaaacaaattacaaattaattttacttttaacatGCAGTTAAAAGCAACTGGATAATATCAGCCAAAATTTGGTTACTCACTGTAAATACAGTATAAGTATGTAAtttacatgtactgtacatatacgaCACTCAcgtgtataatgtatatacaaGCCCCATTtcctaaaaagttgggacatttggtaaaatcaaataaaaacaactgtggtatttgtttattctcttaaatctttattgaaTTGACAAAAGTACAgaaaatatttcaatgtttttactgaccgaCTTAACTGCAGAATCTGACATATGTTTACCACAGTATTACATCACATTTTctcttaattacactttttcttTTGTGTGGCAATTATGGATACTTAacgttgcagttttgcaagtggaattttctTCCAGTTCTTGCTTTTAAAAAACTTTTATAAAGCTGTTTAATAGTTGTCCACTATCCACAATCCACAATGTATCAaatattttcaataggagacagatttgGACTGCAGCCAGAcaagtcaagcacacacacacattgtgtctatgaagccacactactgtagcatgtgcagaatgaggcatggtattgttttgctgaaataaccatgtgCGTAAAATATcgtcttgatggcagcatatgtctcttgAAAATCAAAAGTACCTTCACCGatacacctcataccatgacagatgttggcttttgcacctttcacttgTAGCAATCTGaacagtccttttcctctttggcccaTAAAACTCAACAttcaattttattaaaatgtgtgtgtgtgtgtgtcaagtcaagtcaactttatttatatagcgctttttacaatagacattgtctcaaagcaactttacaaaatccaggaccaacagatacaaaaacccctgttgagcaagccgagggtgactgtggcaaggaaaaactccctgaaaattacaggaagaaaccttgagaggaaccagactcagcagggcccatccttcttgggtggcctggaggatactttaaataaataggatttacacaaatcatacaaacacagaattaaatgaacaaaaagttataactggcaataaataaataaataaataataataatagagttattatttagtgtgtgtgtgtgtgtgtgtgtgtgtgtgtgtgtgtgtgtgtgtgtgtgtgtgtgtgtgtgatacaccAATATGCCTCAATATCAGCAATATCAGCCACACTTATAGATTTATTTGCATCTTTGGGATAGTTTTAATAACATGCATTAACCATAATAATTAACTTTCCCTCATACAGATGGGtgacaaataaatacaacaaacatAAAGTTTCATAGTAGAGTGCCTGGACACAAAGAGCTACCAGAAAAGTTACAGGATAAGAATTTTCCAAAGGAATTGATCAGTCAGATAAACTTTATGTTGATTTGCATCAATGCCATCATAGCATAACAGAGCCAGTGGACCTACTTAGGCATACTCTGCGTTCACCAAGCATGCATTTACCACCCAAagatgattcatctgaccacattacTTTTTAGATGAGTGTCTTAAACTACATTATATTTACTTCATAATTTATATACATTACTTTAAAGATAAAACTAAGTGGTAAGTAATTTAACAAACATTATATGGCTATTCATAAAAAAGCAACTACATGTGAAAATAATATGtaaaacaacacaatattacatttacattttcagcatttagcagacgcttttatccaaagcgacttacacaatgagcggaacacgatgagtaattgagggttaagggccttgctcagggacccaacagtggcaacttggtggtggcagggctttactagtccagtaccttaaccactgagctatcactggcccatattaaaaatacaactaCAATTTATTCGGTTAAGAAAGCAAACACTTATTTAGGTGCAcctacacaatatggccaaaagtatgtggacacccttactAATTACTTTTTTGTGTTCAGGCTACTTTGTGGTAAAAGTTGGGTAAAGCATAACTGCAAGCAAGGTTTGGgaagacatggtttaatgaaTTAAATGTGAAACTCCAGTGGACTGCACAAAGCCCTAATCTTAACCCCATTATACATCTTTAAGATGAATTAGAACATAAAAGGGTTTTTTTGGATACAGTAAGGGAAAACAGGCTAAGGATTTTCAGGTCAAGATTGAGAAAATTGATCCACAGTGGCGATCattgtggtgacccctaacggAAATATTTGCACAACTGCATAGCAAATTAAATCAGACTAATTTGAGCTAAGCCAGTGTATTGTAAGTCTATGGTAACAGCACCTGTGGCTAGATTGCTCATAACAGACAGTTTAGAAGAATAAGTCTAGTTGAATCAGACATTTACAGTTGCCTAAAGCCCCTTAGCATTTCCTTTAGTCCAGTCCCTGTTCCTAAAACTCAAGACTGATCATGCTTGACTGAAGGAGGTTTCTGGCTCATAAAATCGAGAAGACTTTGTGCTATAAGACAGGTAACATCCTTAGGGTCCTGCTGTGCATGTCCTAAACAGCCCTGTTCTCTCTCCTCTACAGGTACTCTAATCTTATCAGGAAAGAGTAAATGACCTTCTCTGGACATTAACTTTGTCCCTGAGTCTAACTGATCTGTTTTGACTATAGAATCCTGAGGTCTGTTCTTTGCATCCACTGTTTTACTGAAGATTACAGGGCTAGTATCTACTGCAGTAAAATAAAGGTTTGGATTTTTTATGTCAGGGGGCTGGAGGGTACTTGCTCCTGCATTGTCTTTTCCTCTAACTACAGTCCTCTCTGACCCCATCCAGAGATCACTTTCTGTCCATGACAAATAAGTTGCCTCATGTTCCTGGTTTTTGGCTGAATCTCTTtgtacaaatgaataaatagagaCATTATCCTCTGTTATTTTAGTACTTAATTGGTTATCCCTCAGTCCTAAAGGTCTGTCTGGTTGGATAGTATCAGAGTGAGAAGGCGATGAGAAGAGTAATAAGTTCTTCTGAGAATCTTGAGA
The nucleotide sequence above comes from Trichomycterus rosablanca isolate fTriRos1 chromosome 8, fTriRos1.hap1, whole genome shotgun sequence. Encoded proteins:
- the rom1b gene encoding rod outer segment membrane protein 1b codes for the protein MALLKMKFPFQRRVHLAQGLWLMSWVAMVCGATTFALGVFLKTELIRRAEVMHNNDIHIVPNLLMMVGLTSVGINLCAGKVCQDSLDASRFPRWKNFLTPFFCISLFFTTLLLVAMALSYALQPSLEESLKVGLKNGIRFYKDTDTPGRCFQKETIDRLQIEFQCCGNTNYRDWFEVQWINNRYLDFTSKEVKDRVKSNVDGRYLVDGVPFSCCNPASSRPCIQYHLLDNSAHYNYEYQSEELNLYNRGCRQALVSYYMGLMNTIGPGVLSVFLIQMTVLICLRYLQTSMEAVEGQENMEIETEGYILEKSVQETVKKLKEKVLKLFQQVQVEAESPETGPEATASSGKTATATG